In Cystobacter fuscus DSM 2262, the following are encoded in one genomic region:
- a CDS encoding MarR family winged helix-turn-helix transcriptional regulator: MSKIDPAKIWSLSYRLLMSVISHVTPDVAALGVETKELFVLAALEEHPYPAELAATLSMPKPTVTVYVKRLEAAGFVSREIDAADMRRHRLRLTPAGRKVMNQGMTLLSDAFGERLGRLSAAQQEQLRMLLEKMG, encoded by the coding sequence ATGTCGAAAATCGACCCGGCGAAGATCTGGTCACTGAGCTACCGCCTGCTGATGTCGGTGATCTCCCACGTCACCCCGGACGTCGCCGCATTGGGGGTGGAGACCAAGGAGTTGTTCGTGCTCGCGGCGCTGGAGGAGCACCCCTACCCCGCGGAGCTGGCGGCGACCCTGAGCATGCCCAAGCCGACGGTGACGGTGTACGTGAAGCGGCTGGAGGCCGCGGGCTTCGTGAGCCGGGAGATCGACGCTGCGGACATGCGGCGCCACCGGCTGCGGCTCACGCCCGCCGGGCGCAAGGTGATGAACCAGGGCATGACACTGTTGTCGGATGCGTTCGGCGAGCGGCTCGGCCGCCTGAGCGCCGCGCAGCAGGAGCAACTGCGGATGTTGCTGGAGAAGATGGGCTGA
- a CDS encoding aldo/keto reductase: MPLDHYVTLGRSGLRVSPLCLGAMTFGEALGWGSSVEESQRIIDRYIELGGNFIDTANLYTKSHSEKIIGDHVGRHPARRDRLVLATKFSGNLYPGDPNGGGSGRKSIISACENSLRRLQTDYIDLYWLHNWDVHTPIEETMAALEDLVRAGKVRYLGVSDTPAWKIVEANMLARFRGWSAFIGLQIEYSLLERTVEQELVPMAREFGLGITPWSPLKSGALSGKYTRANAGQQKGDRGMFLEPFLNERTYAVVDELEAIARAHESTVARVALAWVQAQPGVTSTIIGARRLAQLEDNVKGVDVKLTAEELGRLDSLTKPAFGFPQSMQPIFPAIHNGGTTVNGTYAPPSAFGIEKGDTPY, encoded by the coding sequence ATGCCTCTTGATCATTATGTGACGCTCGGCCGCTCGGGCCTGCGCGTGAGTCCGCTGTGCCTCGGTGCGATGACGTTCGGGGAAGCCCTCGGCTGGGGGTCCAGCGTCGAGGAGTCCCAGCGGATCATCGATCGGTACATCGAGCTCGGCGGCAACTTCATCGATACGGCGAACCTCTACACGAAGAGCCACTCCGAGAAGATCATCGGCGACCACGTCGGACGCCACCCCGCCCGGCGTGACCGCCTGGTCCTCGCGACCAAGTTCAGCGGAAACCTCTACCCGGGGGATCCGAACGGCGGCGGCTCGGGCCGCAAGTCCATCATCTCGGCGTGCGAGAACTCGCTGCGCCGCCTGCAGACGGACTACATCGACCTGTACTGGCTGCATAACTGGGACGTGCACACGCCCATCGAGGAGACGATGGCCGCGCTCGAGGATCTCGTCCGCGCGGGCAAGGTGCGCTACCTCGGCGTCTCCGACACGCCGGCGTGGAAGATCGTCGAAGCCAACATGCTGGCGCGCTTCCGCGGCTGGTCGGCGTTCATCGGACTCCAGATTGAGTACTCGCTGCTGGAGCGCACGGTGGAGCAGGAGCTCGTGCCGATGGCGCGCGAGTTCGGTCTGGGCATCACGCCCTGGTCGCCGCTCAAGAGCGGCGCGCTCAGCGGCAAGTACACGCGCGCGAACGCGGGGCAGCAGAAGGGTGACCGGGGGATGTTCCTGGAGCCGTTCCTGAACGAGCGGACCTACGCCGTCGTGGACGAGCTGGAGGCCATCGCCCGGGCGCACGAGAGCACCGTGGCGCGCGTGGCGCTGGCGTGGGTGCAGGCGCAGCCGGGCGTGACATCCACCATCATTGGCGCGCGGCGGCTCGCGCAGCTCGAGGACAACGTGAAAGGGGTGGACGTGAAGCTCACGGCCGAGGAGCTGGGCCGCCTCGATTCGCTCACGAAGCCCGCGTTCGGGTTCCCGCAGAGCATGCAGCCGATATTCCCCGCCATCCACAACGGCGGCACGACGGTGAACGGCACCTACGCGCCCCCGTCCGCCTTCGGAATCGAGAAGGGCGACACGCCCTACTGA
- a CDS encoding SIR2 family NAD-dependent protein deacylase, translating into MDQEIERVITYLSRARSVLFITGAGISAESGIPTYRGIGGLYDGKTTDEGLPIEVALSGSMFQRRPELTWQHIHQIERACRGATFNRAHEILARVEECFERCWVLTQNVDGFHRTAGSKNVIDIHGDIHELRCTRCSFTERVVDYSNLEPCPNCPRCGALLRPEVVLFEEMLPPTKVMRLQQELAMGFDLVFSIGTSSLFPYIDGPVLEAVARKRPTVEINPGRTDISDVVDVKLRMGAVAACEALWAERDRWMAQRG; encoded by the coding sequence ATGGATCAGGAAATCGAGCGCGTCATCACGTATTTGTCCCGAGCCCGCAGTGTGCTGTTCATCACGGGCGCTGGAATCTCGGCGGAGTCGGGTATCCCCACCTATCGCGGCATTGGAGGGCTCTACGACGGCAAGACGACCGACGAAGGGCTGCCCATCGAGGTGGCGCTCTCGGGGAGCATGTTCCAGCGCAGGCCCGAGCTCACGTGGCAACACATCCACCAGATCGAGCGCGCCTGCCGGGGGGCGACCTTCAACCGCGCCCATGAAATCCTGGCGCGCGTCGAGGAGTGCTTCGAGCGCTGCTGGGTGCTCACGCAGAACGTCGACGGCTTCCACCGGACGGCGGGCTCGAAGAACGTCATCGACATCCACGGTGACATCCACGAGCTGCGCTGCACGCGGTGCTCCTTCACCGAGCGCGTGGTGGATTACTCGAACCTGGAGCCGTGTCCGAACTGCCCTCGATGTGGCGCGCTGCTGCGCCCCGAGGTCGTGCTCTTCGAGGAGATGCTGCCGCCCACCAAGGTGATGCGTCTCCAGCAGGAGCTCGCGATGGGCTTCGACCTGGTGTTCTCCATCGGGACCTCGAGTCTGTTCCCCTACATCGACGGGCCCGTGCTCGAGGCGGTGGCGCGCAAGCGTCCGACGGTGGAGATCAACCCGGGACGCACCGACATCTCGGACGTGGTCGACGTGAAGCTGCGGATGGGCGCGGTGGCCGCCTGCGAGGCCTTGTGGGCCGAGCGCGACCGGTGGATGGCTCAGCGCGGGTAG
- a CDS encoding methyl-accepting chemotaxis protein, translating into MSSPRRLTVHHKLSLLLVIILAVFVTSHAVQESTLDRFQVGGPVHQQLKLQAETYDTVQALLGELHAARAVLHLMLAPSSEDGARQLVRQWEEIAAGVDARFERALSVTDAPDARLYVEDARVAWEGYARAVRTRVFAVSEAERSRVLADFLAGAHTRRYARLAELLEAAANSLRLRSSELELEVARTLRRARWGLAAVDGGLGLFLLVFLAAVGRSITRPLKELMVAARQVEKGDLSLQLATAGEDEIGQLSRILGQMVSHLRELMLAVRQAGQEMAEAVERLASAADEQGRSIERQAAAVTRTNAVAEELSHASELAERQVAGVLGTAERADEVGRSGLEVLTGSLRGIQELRGQFDAIARHVVELAEHSVKVSTLTETVRDLAEQSHVLALSAGIEAARAGPEGQGFRVVAVEIRSLADRSVKETMAVREQLRRSSGAMRDTVAITARGRARMEAELEQVRTGGERLEELTRMLQESSISLRSIVQVVKQQHQGLGQIFSEVNELSRTTDKAVVSVAAMRQSAEQLRSTTARLTEALSGFRL; encoded by the coding sequence ATGTCCTCGCCGCGCCGCTTGACGGTCCATCACAAGCTCTCGCTGCTCCTCGTCATCATCCTCGCGGTGTTCGTGACGAGCCACGCGGTCCAGGAGTCCACGCTGGACCGGTTCCAGGTCGGCGGTCCCGTGCACCAGCAGCTCAAGCTGCAGGCGGAGACGTACGACACGGTCCAGGCGCTGCTGGGAGAGCTGCACGCCGCGCGCGCTGTCCTCCACCTCATGCTCGCGCCCTCCAGCGAGGACGGAGCGCGGCAGCTGGTCAGACAGTGGGAGGAGATCGCCGCGGGCGTGGACGCGCGCTTCGAGCGAGCGCTGTCGGTGACGGATGCCCCGGATGCCCGCCTGTACGTCGAGGACGCGCGCGTGGCCTGGGAGGGGTACGCCCGGGCGGTGCGTACGCGCGTCTTCGCCGTCTCCGAGGCGGAGCGGAGCCGGGTGCTCGCGGACTTCCTGGCGGGGGCCCACACGCGCCGCTACGCGCGGCTGGCCGAGCTGCTCGAAGCGGCGGCCAACAGCCTGCGCCTGCGCTCCAGTGAGCTGGAGCTCGAGGTGGCTCGCACGCTGCGGCGGGCCCGGTGGGGGCTCGCCGCGGTGGATGGGGGGCTCGGACTCTTCCTGCTCGTGTTCCTCGCCGCGGTGGGGCGCTCCATCACCCGGCCCCTGAAGGAGTTGATGGTGGCGGCGCGGCAGGTGGAGAAGGGAGACCTGTCCCTGCAACTGGCCACTGCCGGCGAGGACGAGATCGGCCAGCTCTCGCGCATCCTCGGGCAGATGGTGTCGCACCTGCGCGAGCTGATGCTGGCGGTGCGCCAGGCGGGCCAGGAGATGGCCGAGGCAGTGGAGCGGCTGGCGAGCGCGGCGGACGAGCAGGGGCGCAGCATCGAGCGGCAGGCGGCGGCGGTGACGCGGACGAACGCGGTGGCCGAGGAGCTCAGCCACGCGTCCGAGCTGGCGGAACGGCAGGTGGCGGGCGTGCTGGGCACGGCCGAGCGGGCCGACGAGGTCGGTCGCTCCGGCCTGGAGGTGCTGACCGGGAGCCTGCGGGGCATCCAGGAGCTGCGCGGACAGTTCGATGCCATCGCGCGGCACGTGGTGGAGCTGGCCGAGCACAGCGTGAAGGTGTCCACGCTGACGGAGACGGTGCGGGACCTGGCCGAGCAGAGTCACGTGCTGGCGCTGTCGGCGGGCATCGAGGCGGCGCGGGCGGGGCCGGAAGGACAGGGCTTCCGGGTGGTGGCGGTGGAGATCCGCTCGCTGGCGGACCGCTCGGTGAAGGAGACGATGGCGGTGCGCGAGCAGCTCAGGCGCTCGAGTGGAGCCATGCGCGACACGGTGGCCATCACCGCGCGGGGCCGCGCCCGGATGGAGGCGGAGCTCGAGCAGGTGCGGACGGGAGGCGAGCGCCTGGAGGAGCTCACCCGGATGCTCCAGGAGTCGAGCATCAGCCTGCGGAGCATCGTCCAGGTGGTGAAGCAGCAGCACCAGGGCCTGGGGCAGATCTTCTCGGAGGTGAACGAGCTGTCACGCACGACGGACAAGGCGGTGGTATCGGTGGCCGCCATGCGCCAGTCCGCCGAGCAGCTGCGCAGCACGACGGCGCGGCTGACCGAGGCCCTCTCCGGCTTCCGCTTGTGA
- a CDS encoding VOC family protein — MKLGYVILYVANVPATVDFYEKAFGLQRRFLHESGQYAELETGATALAFASEEMAKNNGLTVRFNRPKEDAAAVEVALVTPDVEAAYERAVKAGARAAQPPKQKPWGQTVAYVRDLDGVLVELCTPMSP; from the coding sequence ATGAAGCTCGGCTACGTCATCCTCTACGTCGCGAACGTACCCGCCACCGTCGACTTCTACGAGAAGGCCTTTGGCCTGCAACGTCGCTTCCTCCACGAGAGTGGCCAGTACGCGGAACTGGAGACCGGCGCGACGGCGCTGGCCTTCGCCTCGGAGGAGATGGCGAAGAACAATGGCCTCACCGTGCGCTTCAACCGGCCGAAGGAGGACGCGGCGGCGGTGGAGGTGGCGCTCGTCACGCCAGACGTCGAGGCCGCCTACGAGCGGGCGGTGAAGGCGGGCGCCCGGGCCGCGCAGCCGCCCAAGCAGAAGCCCTGGGGGCAGACGGTGGCCTACGTGAGGGACCTCGACGGAGTGCTCGTGGAGCTCTGCACGCCGATGTCCCCCTGA
- a CDS encoding phosphate ABC transporter substrate-binding protein: MERQAPSSPLVLPVCTVPVLHSLHSPAVLSVSNLQTPGARLGARSHAWVLGLALLLGSGPGCQRPAGSHTPLVYAGSGSIGDTVLSPLSEGFVRRGGPPVEAKHYVGSAEGFKLLMEGHADVSGLARSLRSTEKARHPYYVIIGYAALAVYVHPDNPITALSRAELKAFFTGQLKNWKDVGGRDAPVELVTVKLSTGSGTTDFFREAVLEGAPFAPTHAFEHPREVQSYVASHPHALSWGTLAPDVQGVRVLPLDGVVPGPDSIRTADYPLSRPMVLATRGVPDGPLKDFLDYVMSPEGQAIVARSFIPVREVR; the protein is encoded by the coding sequence GTGGAAAGGCAGGCCCCGTCCTCTCCGCTCGTACTCCCCGTGTGCACCGTGCCCGTGCTCCATTCGCTACACTCCCCCGCCGTCCTGTCCGTCTCCAATCTCCAGACTCCCGGGGCTCGCCTCGGGGCGAGGTCCCACGCCTGGGTGCTCGGGCTGGCGCTGCTGCTCGGGAGCGGCCCGGGTTGCCAGCGGCCGGCCGGGTCCCACACGCCCCTCGTCTACGCGGGCTCCGGCAGCATCGGCGACACCGTCCTGTCACCGCTCAGCGAGGGCTTCGTCCGTCGGGGAGGTCCGCCCGTCGAGGCGAAGCACTACGTGGGCTCCGCGGAGGGCTTCAAACTCCTGATGGAGGGGCACGCGGACGTGAGCGGCCTGGCGCGCTCGCTCCGGAGCACGGAGAAGGCCCGGCACCCCTATTACGTCATCATCGGGTATGCCGCGCTCGCGGTGTACGTCCACCCGGACAATCCGATCACCGCCCTCAGCCGGGCCGAGCTCAAGGCGTTCTTCACCGGCCAGCTGAAGAACTGGAAGGACGTGGGTGGACGGGATGCGCCCGTGGAGCTCGTGACGGTGAAGCTGTCCACCGGCTCGGGCACGACGGACTTCTTCCGGGAAGCGGTGCTGGAGGGCGCCCCGTTCGCGCCCACCCATGCCTTCGAGCACCCGCGCGAGGTGCAGTCCTACGTGGCCTCGCATCCGCACGCGCTCTCGTGGGGGACGCTGGCGCCCGACGTCCAGGGCGTCCGGGTGCTGCCACTGGACGGCGTGGTGCCAGGGCCCGATTCGATTCGCACGGCGGACTACCCGCTGTCCCGGCCGATGGTGTTGGCGACCCGGGGCGTGCCCGACGGGCCGCTCAAGGACTTCCTCGACTATGTGATGTCGCCCGAGGGCCAGGCCATCGTCGCGCGCTCCTTCATTCCCGTGCGAGAGGTGCGCTGA